One window of the Wolbachia endosymbiont of Encarsia formosa genome contains the following:
- a CDS encoding CvpA family protein, with translation MFFDSLIIFIIVLCVIISITRGFIKELCALMFLLLSVFLTASYYDFFIINYSKYFDSKVTQNILSTISVFIILNLTFMTMNNWLMYILSPIRLGLMDRVTGMFVGALRGILLSYVLFFAVHLYCHTVYDKKEGESKIEAEDILPNWIINSHSYQALFVTTEEVINMYVPESLILKIKEIGEEMVDKEKSQNNKEK, from the coding sequence ATGTTTTTCGATAGCCTAATTATTTTTATTATTGTCTTGTGTGTAATAATATCAATAACTAGAGGTTTTATAAAAGAGCTATGTGCATTAATGTTCTTGCTCTTATCAGTCTTTTTGACAGCTAGTTACTATGATTTTTTTATTATAAATTATAGTAAGTATTTTGACTCTAAAGTTACACAAAACATACTTTCTACAATCTCTGTATTTATCATACTTAATCTTACATTCATGACAATGAATAACTGGCTAATGTACATATTATCACCTATAAGGTTGGGATTAATGGATAGAGTTACTGGAATGTTTGTCGGAGCACTTAGAGGAATATTGCTTTCTTATGTACTATTTTTTGCTGTGCACTTATATTGCCACACAGTATACGATAAAAAAGAGGGAGAGTCTAAAATAGAAGCAGAAGACATATTGCCCAATTGGATAATAAATTCACACTCTTATCAGGCTTTATTTGTGACAACAGAAGAAGTAATTAACATGTATGTGCCAGAGTCATTGATACTAAAAATAAAAGAGATCGGTGAGGAAATGGTTGATAAAGAAAAATCTCAAAACAATAAAGAAAAGTGA
- a CDS encoding riboflavin synthase translates to MFKGIIKDIGTITDITIHPNSDQIFHIETQNLSSINKGDSISCSGVCLTVVNIMSNVFTVQVSQETMKVSNLNTWKTGKKINLEQAMKLSDRIDGHLVQGHVDGIARILIIEQDLDSHEIKLSCTQELIKFVAKKGSVTLDGVSLTVNSVVDQEFTVNIIPYTWKNTTFQHNKTGNYLNLEVDMIARYLDQLIKYQHN, encoded by the coding sequence ATGTTTAAAGGAATTATCAAAGATATTGGCACTATAACTGATATCACTATCCATCCTAACTCTGATCAAATCTTCCATATTGAGACACAAAATTTATCCTCTATAAACAAAGGAGATTCAATATCCTGCTCAGGAGTGTGTTTAACTGTTGTCAACATAATGAGCAATGTATTCACAGTTCAAGTATCTCAAGAAACCATGAAGGTTTCTAACTTAAATACGTGGAAAACAGGGAAAAAAATAAACCTAGAACAAGCAATGAAACTGAGTGACAGAATTGACGGCCACCTAGTTCAGGGTCATGTTGATGGGATAGCAAGAATTTTAATAATTGAACAAGATTTAGATTCTCATGAAATCAAGCTATCGTGCACACAAGAATTAATTAAATTTGTTGCGAAAAAGGGTTCTGTAACGCTAGATGGAGTTTCCCTTACAGTAAATTCAGTTGTCGATCAAGAATTCACTGTGAATATCATTCCCTATACATGGAAAAACACAACTTTTCAGCATAATAAAACAGGTAATTACCTAAATTTAGAAGTTGATATGATTGCTCGGTACTTAGACCAGCTGATAAAATATCAACACAATTAA
- a CDS encoding transposase DNA-binding-containing protein: protein MSEVSTNVQYTDGLGDKWLERELKHVNLGNTRLNKRLIKTGYCIEGKASGSINQSCSGWKEAKGAYRLFSNEKLKDKEIYSSHYKETMERMKGNQFVFSVQDTSYLDFDSHIKTKRLGSISKAYTKNKMGLLLHSALIVSKGRIAFRSIFSTMLGTFY from the coding sequence ATGAGTGAAGTAAGTACAAATGTGCAATATACTGATGGCTTAGGGGATAAATGGCTGGAAAGAGAGTTAAAACACGTTAATTTAGGAAATACAAGACTTAATAAGAGACTTATTAAAACAGGATATTGTATAGAGGGTAAGGCGTCTGGATCAATTAATCAAAGCTGTAGTGGATGGAAAGAAGCTAAGGGTGCATACAGATTATTTAGCAATGAAAAGCTTAAGGATAAGGAAATTTATTCTTCCCATTACAAAGAAACTATGGAGAGAATGAAAGGAAATCAGTTTGTTTTTTCAGTTCAAGATACAAGTTATTTGGATTTTGACTCTCATATAAAAACCAAGAGGCTAGGTAGTATTTCTAAAGCTTATACGAAGAATAAAATGGGTTTACTGTTGCACAGTGCCTTAATAGTCAGCAAAGGAAGGATTGCCTTTAGGTCTATCTTCTCAACAATGTTGGGCACGTTCTATTAG
- a CDS encoding IS4 family transposase, whose product METCTKILSNEEWKALFIREHKVATLPEEPPKIKQAIIWLGKLGGFMNRKSDNLPGAMTLWRGYENLKESIVMLHIMTSQNCG is encoded by the coding sequence ATGGAAACCTGTACTAAAATTTTAAGCAATGAAGAGTGGAAGGCCCTTTTCATACGTGAGCATAAAGTAGCTACATTGCCAGAAGAACCTCCAAAAATAAAACAAGCTATTATTTGGTTAGGAAAATTAGGTGGATTTATGAATAGAAAAAGTGATAATTTACCAGGGGCTATGACTCTATGGCGGGGCTATGAAAATCTTAAGGAGAGCATAGTTATGCTTCACATCATGACCTCTCAAAATTGTGGGTAA
- the argB gene encoding acetylglutamate kinase: MSFSNLQDKKMKSDESLNGKMPLKEKAEILFEVLSSIPKFVGETFIIKCSSVVISDETLLSAFAHNVVLLKQLGINLVIVHDGEYEIDSVLKMLGMEDKFINGVRLTDKSTMKIIEMALCGSINKKIVQHINSAGGSAIGLCGKDGNLIKAEKISTTLRENRLNNIEKILDMGFIGRPTEINPDILFFIEESDSIPVIAPIGYGKNGETYHIDTDSTASAIALAVYASKMIILSDTDEEINKFGNRRVLIKNLKESIDCGKIKGEKFVERLMSYTKMVEECAGVVHIVDGRVPNIILDLFTENNSGISIIDD; the protein is encoded by the coding sequence ATGAGTTTTTCAAATTTACAAGATAAAAAAATGAAAAGTGATGAATCTTTAAATGGTAAGATGCCATTGAAGGAAAAAGCAGAAATATTATTTGAAGTGCTGTCTAGCATACCTAAATTTGTAGGCGAAACTTTTATCATCAAGTGCAGCAGTGTAGTAATCTCAGATGAAACGCTGCTTAGTGCTTTTGCGCATAATGTTGTCCTGTTGAAACAGCTTGGTATAAATCTGGTGATAGTTCATGATGGAGAATATGAAATTGACTCAGTATTAAAAATGCTAGGTATGGAAGATAAGTTTATAAATGGCGTCAGACTTACAGACAAAAGCACTATGAAAATCATTGAAATGGCACTGTGTGGTTCAATTAATAAAAAAATTGTTCAGCATATAAATTCTGCTGGTGGTTCAGCTATTGGATTATGTGGAAAAGATGGAAACCTCATAAAAGCTGAAAAGATAAGCACTACGCTTAGGGAAAATAGATTAAATAATATTGAAAAAATACTAGACATGGGATTTATCGGTAGACCAACTGAAATCAATCCTGATATATTATTCTTTATTGAAGAATCAGATTCTATACCAGTTATTGCACCTATCGGTTATGGAAAAAATGGAGAAACATACCATATTGATACTGATAGCACTGCAAGTGCAATTGCACTTGCAGTTTACGCATCTAAAATGATAATCTTGAGTGATACAGATGAAGAAATAAACAAATTTGGCAATAGAAGAGTCTTGATTAAAAATTTAAAAGAATCGATTGATTGTGGAAAAATTAAAGGAGAAAAATTTGTTGAAAGGCTTATGTCATATACTAAAATGGTAGAAGAATGTGCAGGGGTTGTTCACATAGTTGATGGTAGAGTACCTAACATTATACTTGATTTATTTACTGAGAATAATTCAGGTATATCAATAATCGATGATTAA
- the yihA gene encoding ribosome biogenesis GTP-binding protein YihA/YsxC: MMAKQITSICSFIFGASDKKSLPDESAPEIAFAGRSNVGKSSLINLLINSKKAARVSSKPGCTRQINFYSMYNDKFRIVDLPGYGYSCASKEEAVQYLNLIEYYLIHRRNLKRVFVLIDSKVGLKEIDKDFVYWLICNNINFNIVLTKIDKVNQESLDTILENTQKWVNNEHVSIHQISIRVKHKITKVRDEFFKFTR, from the coding sequence ATAATGGCAAAACAGATAACATCAATCTGCAGCTTCATATTTGGAGCTTCAGACAAAAAATCATTACCAGATGAGTCGGCTCCAGAGATTGCGTTTGCTGGTAGATCAAACGTAGGAAAATCGAGTTTGATCAACTTGCTGATAAACAGCAAAAAAGCTGCAAGAGTTTCTTCTAAACCTGGATGCACTAGACAAATAAATTTTTACTCTATGTACAATGATAAGTTTAGGATTGTCGACCTACCGGGTTATGGCTATTCTTGCGCAAGCAAAGAAGAAGCAGTACAGTACTTAAACCTAATTGAGTATTATCTAATTCACAGGAGAAATCTAAAAAGAGTGTTTGTGCTTATAGATAGCAAGGTAGGATTAAAAGAAATAGACAAAGACTTTGTTTATTGGTTAATATGTAATAATATTAACTTTAATATTGTGCTAACAAAAATAGATAAAGTGAATCAGGAAAGTCTAGATACTATTCTAGAAAACACTCAAAAGTGGGTTAATAATGAACATGTATCAATTCATCAAATAAGCATTCGTGTTAAGCATAAAATAACCAAGGTAAGAGATGAGTTTTTCAAATTTACAAGATAA
- the prfA gene encoding peptide chain release factor 1: MDIENNLQDLKKKFSDVERNLENPTNLSQKEFVSFSKEYSELRPIIEIIDEYNVLKEEISDLEEIMKDENSESDIKELAKEELLEKQKILLPKVKAKLKLALLPKDEDDSRNAILEIRAGTGGEEAALFAAILFRMYQKYAERRNWKFEPINISNTGIGGYKEASAIINGTEVFARLKFESGVHRVQRVPETESSGRLHTSAATVAILPEVEEVDFKIEEKDLRIDVYRSSGPGGQSVNTTDSAVRVTHLPTGIVVIQQDEKSQHKNKAKALKVLRARLYEIERQKKEMERSTMRKSQIGSGDRSERIRTYNFPQSRITDHRINLTSHRLEQIIKEGELDEFIEALISRNEAERLAGGGNVTL; this comes from the coding sequence ATGGATATAGAGAATAATTTACAAGACTTAAAAAAAAAGTTTTCTGATGTAGAGAGAAATCTGGAAAACCCTACCAATTTGAGTCAAAAAGAATTCGTTAGTTTTTCAAAGGAATACTCTGAACTCAGACCAATTATCGAGATAATCGATGAATATAATGTATTAAAAGAGGAAATTTCAGATTTAGAAGAAATCATGAAAGATGAGAACAGCGAGAGTGATATAAAAGAGTTAGCAAAAGAAGAACTTCTTGAGAAGCAAAAGATACTATTACCAAAAGTAAAAGCCAAGCTAAAGTTAGCGCTATTGCCAAAAGATGAAGATGACTCAAGAAATGCAATATTAGAAATTAGAGCAGGCACAGGAGGAGAAGAAGCAGCATTGTTTGCAGCGATACTATTTCGCATGTATCAAAAATATGCAGAAAGAAGAAATTGGAAATTTGAACCAATAAACATTTCTAACACAGGTATAGGTGGTTATAAAGAAGCTTCTGCAATCATTAATGGAACAGAAGTTTTTGCAAGGTTAAAATTTGAGTCAGGAGTGCACAGAGTACAAAGAGTGCCAGAAACTGAATCCTCAGGAAGGTTGCATACCTCAGCAGCCACTGTTGCAATATTACCTGAAGTTGAGGAGGTTGACTTTAAAATAGAAGAAAAAGACTTGCGAATAGATGTTTACAGGTCTAGTGGCCCTGGCGGGCAATCAGTGAACACAACCGATAGTGCAGTAAGGGTTACTCACTTGCCAACAGGGATAGTTGTTATACAACAGGATGAAAAATCGCAGCACAAAAATAAAGCTAAAGCACTTAAGGTATTGAGAGCTAGGTTATATGAAATTGAAAGACAAAAAAAAGAAATGGAAAGATCAACAATGAGAAAAAGTCAAATTGGTTCTGGAGATCGCTCTGAGCGTATAAGAACTTATAACTTTCCACAATCAAGAATTACAGACCATAGAATTAATCTGACTTCACATCGATTAGAACAGATTATAAAAGAAGGTGAACTAGATGAATTTATTGAGGCATTGATTTCACGAAATGAAGCAGAAAGGTTGGCTGGAGGGGGTAACGTCACTCTTTGA
- a CDS encoding AEC family transporter, giving the protein MFFTLFLKILPIYITILIGYLAGKYLKIDRNTISQILFYIANPIVILYGVSHTEVNLKVISLPILIWFIGSTMSLLVYYLSSFLFKDNTRNILAFSSGSTSMGYFGLPIAMALFDEDSVSVYVVCYIGMALFENSLGFYIAANGIYTAKECILKLLKLPSLYAMILGFFLSIYDIQIPTFLTDVMINIRSTFITLGMVLLGVSIAQITNFKVDWKLALTTIVAKYIFWPLFVLGIVLLDKHVTGIYDESIYKALILLAIIPISGSSIILANILNYQPDKATLLLLISTAVGLFYVPLIISLFFTKLVSF; this is encoded by the coding sequence ATGTTCTTTACTCTTTTCCTCAAAATATTACCTATTTACATTACAATACTTATTGGTTATTTAGCAGGAAAATACCTTAAAATTGATAGAAACACTATATCGCAAATACTCTTTTATATAGCTAATCCAATAGTGATTTTATACGGAGTATCTCATACAGAAGTTAATTTAAAAGTAATTTCTCTGCCGATTTTGATATGGTTTATAGGTAGTACTATGTCCTTATTAGTGTATTATCTTTCTTCTTTTTTATTTAAGGACAACACGAGAAACATATTAGCGTTTAGCTCGGGCAGCACAAGCATGGGTTATTTTGGTCTACCGATTGCCATGGCTTTATTTGATGAAGATTCAGTGTCTGTGTATGTTGTCTGTTACATAGGAATGGCACTATTTGAAAATAGCTTGGGATTTTATATAGCTGCAAATGGTATCTATACTGCAAAAGAATGCATATTAAAGTTACTCAAACTTCCTTCATTATATGCGATGATTCTAGGTTTCTTTTTAAGTATATATGATATACAAATACCCACTTTTTTAACAGATGTTATGATAAATATTAGAAGTACATTTATCACATTAGGAATGGTGCTGCTTGGAGTAAGTATTGCACAAATTACAAATTTTAAAGTAGATTGGAAGCTTGCTTTGACCACTATTGTAGCAAAGTACATATTCTGGCCGTTATTTGTTTTGGGAATTGTCTTACTAGACAAGCATGTTACAGGTATATATGATGAAAGCATCTATAAAGCACTGATTTTACTTGCTATTATTCCGATTTCTGGATCCAGTATAATACTTGCTAATATTTTAAATTATCAACCAGATAAAGCTACTTTATTGCTCCTAATTAGTACTGCAGTGGGACTATTTTATGTTCCACTTATAATATCATTATTTTTTACTAAACTTGTCTCTTTTTGA
- a CDS encoding GNAT family N-acetyltransferase: MLLKWLETPHVKLWWDADINWTPELIEKKYSTYIKGFKRLKFETQIIEKPMYAFIINCDAVDIGYIQYYNRQDFPPEQGYDTSELPESCAAIDWYIGELNYVGKGVGSQALNIFLNKFVFKVYENAFVDPGIANVCAIRVYEKVGFKKIMESNSAILMIKARISD, from the coding sequence CTGTTATTAAAATGGTTAGAAACACCTCACGTAAAGCTATGGTGGGATGCAGATATAAATTGGACACCAGAGTTAATTGAGAAAAAATATAGTACCTACATTAAGGGGTTCAAACGTTTGAAGTTTGAGACACAAATTATTGAAAAACCGATGTATGCATTCATTATTAATTGTGACGCAGTTGATATTGGTTATATTCAATACTATAATAGGCAAGATTTTCCACCTGAACAAGGCTACGATACTTCAGAGCTTCCAGAAAGTTGTGCTGCTATAGACTGGTATATCGGAGAGCTGAATTATGTAGGTAAAGGAGTTGGTTCACAAGCTTTGAATATATTTTTAAACAAATTTGTCTTTAAAGTTTATGAGAATGCCTTTGTCGACCCAGGTATAGCAAATGTTTGTGCAATCCGTGTTTACGAAAAAGTTGGCTTTAAAAAAATTATGGAAAGTAATAGTGCGATTTTAATGATTAAGGCAAGAATTTCTGATTAA
- a CDS encoding MFS transporter produces the protein MLLPFLLILSLIAKFIEIDISVPSFPDMVRYFNVSEGTIQLTIAYNFLVVCIGGLFFGPLSECYGRISMMIIGNTLLLIGAVGCVFALSVSWLLISRFIQGIGVSTSVVVFAIIADSYKGNEAVKFIGIMNSIITVLIAIAPVLGSFINKIVGWRGNYASVAILCFISWVLLLFLLPETKKDRDIFSLKKMMKDYKKLLSSSKFMVLSLAQSLFSAAYMSFITCGPFLYMETFGLSSTIYALHQGAMVGSFSLISLFSSKILKKLGAIWCVISGTGVISIGSLSLLIFSIIMPSAYYLVTLSMVIFCIGCGICQAVIFNASLNIFPEMKGTTSSAISFIRASIMAIFIGLTSYVYDGQATSVAILVFFAVVLIYCLFIVFKIWKNL, from the coding sequence ATGTTACTACCATTTCTGTTAATCCTGTCTCTAATTGCCAAGTTCATTGAGATTGACATTTCCGTACCTAGTTTTCCTGATATGGTGCGCTATTTTAACGTATCAGAAGGCACAATTCAATTAACTATTGCTTATAATTTTTTAGTCGTTTGCATAGGAGGGTTATTTTTTGGTCCATTGTCTGAATGCTATGGCAGAATAAGTATGATGATCATAGGCAACACTTTGCTACTCATCGGTGCTGTTGGCTGTGTTTTTGCGCTGTCAGTTTCTTGGCTTTTAATCTCTCGCTTTATTCAAGGAATTGGTGTTAGCACGTCTGTAGTTGTGTTTGCAATTATTGCAGACAGCTATAAAGGCAACGAAGCAGTAAAATTTATTGGAATCATGAATTCTATTATCACAGTTCTCATAGCAATTGCACCAGTATTAGGCAGTTTCATCAACAAAATTGTTGGGTGGCGTGGCAACTATGCAAGTGTTGCAATACTTTGTTTCATCTCTTGGGTTTTGCTGCTTTTTTTGTTACCAGAAACAAAAAAGGACCGTGATATTTTTAGTCTAAAAAAAATGATGAAAGACTATAAAAAATTATTATCAAGTTCAAAATTTATGGTGTTGTCTTTGGCACAGAGCCTTTTTTCTGCGGCTTATATGTCATTCATTACTTGTGGCCCTTTTTTGTATATGGAAACTTTTGGTTTATCCAGCACTATTTATGCGCTACATCAAGGTGCAATGGTTGGGTCTTTCTCACTAATTAGCCTGTTTTCCAGTAAGATCTTAAAGAAACTTGGAGCAATTTGGTGTGTAATTTCCGGTACAGGCGTAATTTCTATTGGATCCCTATCACTTTTAATATTCAGTATAATCATGCCCAGTGCTTACTACTTAGTAACGCTGTCTATGGTTATTTTTTGTATTGGCTGTGGAATTTGTCAAGCAGTCATTTTCAATGCATCATTAAATATTTTCCCTGAAATGAAAGGCACAACTTCTTCTGCAATTTCATTTATTAGAGCTTCTATCATGGCTATTTTTATCGGCTTAACAAGCTACGTTTACGATGGTCAAGCAACCAGTGTAGCTATTCTTGTTTTTTTTGCAGTAGTTCTAATTTACTGTCTATTTATTGTTTTCAAGATCTGGAAAAATCTATAA
- a CDS encoding septal ring lytic transglycosylase RlpA family protein, translated as MIKKLAFLCLIFVLMSSCSFSNRCNHTAGHYKIGNSYTINGITYHPKYCSCYEEVGIASWYGIEDHGTITANGEVFNRHLISAAHKTLPLPCFVRVTNLENGRKLVIRVNDRGPFVEGRIIDLSEKAAQVLGLHKSGLAKVKVEYLRKSSEQLIQNTPHYKRQYEKEMQKRHPKQNNAESKGYVAFFVNAQVAKSAASKLRNQGIENVRLLFKNDQYCVKVS; from the coding sequence ATGATAAAAAAACTAGCCTTTCTATGTCTAATATTCGTTTTGATGAGTAGTTGTAGTTTTAGCAATAGGTGTAATCACACCGCAGGTCATTATAAAATTGGTAATAGCTATACAATAAATGGTATCACCTACCACCCAAAATACTGTAGCTGTTATGAGGAAGTAGGAATAGCATCGTGGTATGGAATAGAAGATCATGGCACAATTACAGCTAACGGTGAAGTGTTTAATCGTCACTTGATTTCTGCAGCACATAAGACCTTGCCCCTACCCTGCTTTGTTCGTGTTACTAATTTAGAAAATGGAAGAAAGCTTGTTATAAGAGTTAATGATAGAGGGCCATTTGTTGAAGGTAGAATAATAGACTTGTCAGAAAAAGCAGCACAAGTTTTAGGACTTCATAAGTCTGGGCTTGCGAAGGTAAAAGTCGAGTACTTGAGAAAGAGTTCAGAACAATTGATACAAAATACTCCTCATTACAAAAGGCAATATGAAAAAGAAATGCAGAAACGTCACCCAAAACAAAACAATGCAGAAAGTAAGGGATATGTAGCATTTTTTGTAAACGCTCAGGTAGCTAAATCAGCTGCATCAAAGCTTCGTAATCAAGGAATAGAAAATGTTAGATTGCTTTTCAAGAATGATCAATATTGCGTAAAAGTAAGTTAA
- the ubiH gene encoding 2-octaprenyl-6-methoxyphenyl hydroxylase translates to MNYDVIISGGGLIGLITAIGLSNDSVSVGVIEKNSLPRAVDDNRAFAISQGSKKILKKLAIWQFLEDEAEPILDICILDGDSPFTVHYDHKMVGEEPMGYVIKSAIIWNAINNNFLHKLNIYSPRSYKTIACDEGYVEVTLDNDQRLISSLFICAEGKNSKLPELFSIPMIKFDYKQNSMVFNVKHELHHQNLAVERFFPGGPFAILPMKGGYTSSIVWTEKCEISKMLMSLSEEEFVIELKKRFGSYLGEIELEGERRFYPLSFSFARKLHKRRILLIGDAAHSIHPVAGQGLNLGMRDLESVIRQITAAKSSGIDVGSNYLLKKISRDRYFDNFTMALATDGLNRIFSNRIFCARAFGLMVVENSDFLKKRFICHAMGFM, encoded by the coding sequence ATGAATTACGATGTAATCATTTCAGGTGGTGGGCTAATTGGTCTTATTACTGCTATTGGCCTGAGTAATGACTCTGTATCTGTAGGCGTAATTGAGAAAAATAGTTTACCACGTGCAGTTGATGATAATCGAGCATTTGCCATTTCTCAAGGGTCAAAAAAAATACTAAAAAAATTAGCAATTTGGCAGTTCTTAGAAGATGAAGCTGAACCAATACTTGATATATGCATATTAGATGGAGATAGCCCATTTACTGTTCATTATGACCATAAAATGGTTGGTGAAGAGCCAATGGGTTATGTAATCAAGAGTGCTATTATATGGAATGCAATCAATAATAATTTTTTGCATAAACTCAATATATATTCTCCACGTTCCTATAAAACAATCGCTTGTGACGAAGGATACGTGGAAGTTACTCTTGATAATGATCAAAGATTGATATCATCGCTATTTATCTGCGCTGAAGGTAAAAACTCTAAGTTGCCAGAGTTATTTTCTATACCAATGATAAAATTTGATTATAAACAAAATAGCATGGTATTTAATGTAAAGCATGAATTACATCACCAAAACTTAGCTGTAGAGCGGTTTTTTCCTGGTGGTCCATTTGCAATTTTGCCAATGAAAGGTGGCTATACTTCTTCAATAGTTTGGACAGAAAAATGCGAAATTTCAAAAATGCTGATGAGCTTATCCGAAGAGGAATTTGTTATAGAACTCAAAAAAAGATTTGGTTCTTATTTGGGAGAAATTGAATTAGAGGGTGAAAGAAGATTCTATCCTTTGAGTTTTTCTTTTGCAAGAAAGCTGCATAAAAGGAGAATTTTGCTGATTGGAGATGCAGCACATTCAATCCACCCGGTTGCAGGTCAAGGACTTAACCTTGGAATGAGAGATTTAGAGAGTGTTATTAGACAAATAACTGCTGCAAAATCCTCTGGCATTGATGTTGGTAGTAACTATCTATTGAAGAAAATTTCACGTGATAGATACTTTGATAATTTTACTATGGCACTTGCAACTGATGGATTAAATAGGATATTTTCCAATAGAATATTCTGCGCTAGAGCATTTGGTTTAATGGTAGTTGAAAATTCAGATTTTCTTAAAAAACGCTTCATTTGCCACGCTATGGGATTTATGTAA